One region of Lathamus discolor isolate bLatDis1 chromosome 2, bLatDis1.hap1, whole genome shotgun sequence genomic DNA includes:
- the LOC136007531 gene encoding probable G-protein coupled receptor 141 yields the protein MLNCSVTQQNHSSNETLPHSSERLHTILIALYIIDLAGGTLGVIMMSHQLFQRRSQSVLTVFIISLLVLHTFMLLSIPFRLSYYILREWKFGRFACKLTSIILYIHMYATFAFYVGIIVIRLFQLEFRRCYTTAWVGAVWLVGALVITPLLLSYYGTSKTYHSSECFQFHREIQEAHMVIINYCLVGVLVAVCAVLTVVQLFVMYRLAVKYWPDINSHVEFRAQAKSFFFILVTLVCFMPHHAFRVYYIQNYHLDKDYKLLLYNEIFLALTTMCCLDMLCFLTGIAH from the coding sequence ATGCTGAACTGCAGTGTAACCCAGCAGAACCATTCCTCCAACGAGACACTGCCACACAGCTCCGAGAGGCTCCACACCATTCTCATAGCCCTGTACATCATCGACCTGGCTGGTGGCACCCTCGGAGTCATCATGATGTCCCATCAGTTATTCCAGCGGCGATCTCAATCTGTGCTGACCGTTTTCATCATCAGCCTCCTGGTGCTGCACACCTTCATGCTGCTCAGCATCCCCTTCCGCCTCAGCTATTACATTTTAAGGGAATGGAAATTCGGGCGGTTCGCCTGCAAGCTCACAAGCATCATCCTCTACATCCACATGTATGCCACCTTTGCATTTTATGTGGGCATCATCGTAATACGCCTCTTCCAACTCGAGTTTAGGAGGTGCTACACTACAGCCTGGGTGGGTGCTGTCTGGCTGGTGGGAGCCCTGGTGATCACCCCTCTTCTTCTGTCATACTATGGCACCTCTAAAACATACCACTCCTCTGAATGCTTTCAGTTCCACAGGGAGATACAAGAGGCACACATGGTGATCATCAACTACTGcttggttggggttttggtggCAGTTTGTGCCGTGCTCACCGTAGTGCAGTTGTTCGTGATGTATAGACTGGCTGTGAAATACTGGCCTGACATCAACTCCCATGTGGAATTCAGGGCTCAGGCAAAGAGTTTCTTCTTCATCTTGGTAACGTTAGTGTGCTTTATGCCTCATCATGCGTTCAGAGTGTATTACATCCAAAACTACCACCTGGATAAAGACTACAAACTACTCCTATACAATGAAATTTTTCTAGCTTTAACAACAATGTGCTGCTTGGATATGTTGTGCTTCCTAACAGGAATAGCCCACTGA
- the LOC136007530 gene encoding probable G-protein coupled receptor 141, with the protein MIEGSRNSSDSSAFTHTNTTSAILITAYSVAFAGGGIGSITMSFMLVKMNTLSVTITAIINLVIVHSLLLFTVPFRLHYYVNKKWVFKMAFCKVVSAMVHIHMYLTFLFYVITLVIRWLIFFQWKDKVEFYRKLHAIAASAAVWVFVMVFVVPVLCFEYGRSGSYNETICFKFHRELQQGSVKALNYAIIVAVACITCILLGLQIFILVKVSRRLSTSLWSHQEFWAQVKNLIFICVIIICFLPYHLYRAYYMQHMGDFDQLESYNEVFLSLTALSCLDLLFFVLSGTRLFKQKVVMLLSRLSCC; encoded by the coding sequence ATGATTGAAGGGAGCAGGAACAGCAGTGACTCCTCTGCCTTCACTCACACCAACACCACGAGTGCCATCCTGATTACTGCCTACTCAGTTGCCTTTGCTGGGGGTGGCATTGGCTCCATCACAATGTCATTCATGCTGGTCAAGATGAACACTCTGTCTGTGACCATTACAGCCATCATTAACCTGGTCATCGTGCACAGCCTCCTCCTCTTCACGGTGCCCTTCCGCCTGCACTACTATGTCAACAAGAAGTGGGTATTCAAGATGGCATTTTGCAAAGTAGTGAGTGCAATGGTGCACATCCACATGTACCTGACCTTCCTGTTCTATGTGATCACGCTGGTGATCCGGTGGCTCATCTTCTTCCAATGGAAGGACAAGGTGGAGTTTTACAGGAAGCTGCACGCCATTGCGGCGAGTGCTGCCGTGTGGGTCTTTGTCATGGTTTTTGTGGTGCCGGTCTTGTGCTTTGAGTACGGACGCTCAGGCTCATACAATGAAACGATATGCTTCAAGTTCCACAGAGAACTACAGCAGGGGAGCGTGAAGGCCCTGAACTACGCCATTATTGTAGCTGTCGCTTGCATCACCTGCATCCTCTTGGGTTTGCAGATTTTCATCCTGGTAAAAGTGTCGAGAAGACTTTCCACCTCCCTCTGGTCACACCAAGAGTTCTGGGCCCAAGTGAAAAACCTGATTTTCATCTGCGTCATCATCATCTGCTTCCTCCCCTATCACCTCTACAGGGCCTACTACATGCAGCACATGGGTGATTTTGACCAGTTAGAAAGCTACAACGAAGTCTTTCTGAGCCTGACTGCCCTCAGCTGCCTGGACCTGCTCTTCTTTGTGCTGAGCGGAACCCGCCTCTTCAAGCAAAAGGTGGTCATGCTCCTCAGCAGGCTGTCCTGCTGCTAG